Proteins encoded in a region of the Ptychodera flava strain L36383 chromosome 4, AS_Pfla_20210202, whole genome shotgun sequence genome:
- the LOC139132137 gene encoding 1-phosphatidylinositol phosphodiesterase-like, which produces MRTRDSYGKRATKYIVFIHLVLGRNIGNAEGAPSRPDYNTGEDAGISYPDWMSNLDDDMSLANLSIPGTHHTMTFRRHGGPLAQCQSWNLDTQLNAGIRFLDIRCRHFYDALPIHNGVYYQYDTFIGVLRTVTSFLRRHPHEAVLMRVKKEHTEYGDRSMEELFREAIGMFDSKFFWTINSMPNLGEARGKIVFLDDFADGRVGVKYSDAEIADDWEVPVLLPKELDAKWESVKNNVNEASEDRSNRMFLTYTSGSSNRVFAYVVADQINPKLFEFIINNPDRKKWGTVVMDFPGGPLVEKIILSNNFLIQDNTTLDQMI; this is translated from the coding sequence ATGCGGACCAGAGACTCTTACGGAAAGAGAGCTACCAAGTATATCGTATTTATACACCTCGTTTTAGGTCGCAACATAGGCAACGCTGAAGGTGCGCCATCAAGACCCGACTACAACACTGGAGAGGATGCTGGGATCAGTTATCCAGACTGGATGTCAAACTTGGATGACGACATGTCTCTGGCGAACCTTTCTATCCCTGGTACTCACCATACAATGACTTTCAGAAGACATGGCGGACCTCTAGCTCAATGCCAATCGTGGAACCTTGACACTCAATTGAACGCCGGAATACGTTTCCTAGACATACGTTGCAGGCATTTTTACGACGCACTACCCATACATAACGGCGTTTATTACCAATACGATACTTTCATCGGTGTTCTCCGAACAGTGACATCCTTCCTCCGGCGTCATCCGCATGAAGCTGTGCTCATGCGTGTTAAAAAAGAACACACAGAGTATGGCGACAGAAGTATGGAAGAATTATTCAGAGAGGCAATTGGCATGTTCGATTCCAAGTTCTTCTGGACAATAAATTCAATGCCAAATCTTGGAGAAGCACGCGGTAAGATTGTTTTCCTTGACGATTTTGCTGACGGACGGGTCGGAGTAAAGTACAGCGATGCTGAAATAGCTGACGACTGGGAAGTCCCTGTGCTGCTGCCGAAAGAGCTCGATGCAAAATGGGAATCggtgaaaaataatgtaaatgagGCGAGTGAGGACCGGAGTAATCGAATGTTTCTGACGTATACCAGTGGTAGCAGCAACAGGGTCTTCGCATACGTAGTGGCCGATCAAATCAACCCAAAGCTGTTTGAATTTATAATCAACAACCCAGATAGGAAGAAGTGGGGGACTGTAGTGATGGATTTTCCGGGAGGGCCACTTGTCGAAAAGATCATTCTGAGTAACAACTTCCTTATTCAGGACAATACAACCCTGGATCAGATGATATAA
- the LOC139132133 gene encoding 1-phosphatidylinositol phosphodiesterase-like has product MQTRNSYEMMVAKYIVLIYLVIGRNIGIADGAPLRPDYNTGKDAEVSYPDWMSNLHDDMSLADLSIPGTHHTMTFDGHGGPLAQCQSWTLNTQLAAGIRFLDIRCRHFYDVLTIHNGVYYQHVTIMGVLHTVTTFLEDHLHEVVLMRVKKEHTEYGNRSMEDLFREAIGQFHSKFFWTTNSMPNLGEARGKIVILDDFADGRVGVKYSDAEIADNWEVPALLPIELDAKWKSVRNNVNKASEDRSNRMFLTYTSGSSNRVFAYAVADRINSKLFEFINSNPGKKKLGTVVMDFPGGILVEKIILSNNFLTHDNKTLDQIM; this is encoded by the coding sequence ATGCAAACCAGAAACTCCTACGAAATGATGGTTGCCAAATACATTGTATTGATATACCTCGTTATAGGTCGAAACATTGGCATCGCCGATGGTGCACCATTAAGACCCGACTACAACACTGGAAAGGATGCTGAGGTCAGTTATCCAGACTGGATGTCAAACTTGCATGACGACATGTCTCTGGCGGACCTTTCCATTCCTGGTACTCACCATACAATGACTTTCGATGGACATGGCGGACCTCTAGCCCAATGCCAATCGTGGACACTGAACACTCAATTGGCGGCCGGAATACGTTTCCTTGACATACGTTGCAGGCATTTTTACGACGTACTGACCATTCATAACGGCGTGTATTATCAACACGTTACCATTATGGGTGTTCTCCACACAGTGACAACCTTCCTCGAAGATCATCTACATGAAGTTGTACTCATGCGTGTCAAAAAAGAACACACAGAGTATGGCAATAGAAGTATGGAAGATTTATTCAGAGAGGCAATTGGTCAATTCCATTCCAAGTTCTTCTGGACAACCAATTCAATGCCGAATCTTGGAGAAGCACGTGGTAAGATCGTTATCCTCGACGATTTTGCTGACGGACGGGTCGGAGTAAAGTACAGCGATGCTGAAATAGCTGACAACTGGGAAGTCCCTGCGCTACTGCCAATAGAACTCGATGCAAAATGGAAATCAGTAAGAAATAATGTGAATAAGGCGAGTGAGGACCGGAGTAATCGAATGTTTCTGACGTATACCAGTGGTAGCAGCAACAGGGTCTTCGCATACGCAGTGGCCGATCGAATCAACTCAAAACTGTTTGAATTTATCAACAGCAACCCTGGTAAGAAAAAGTTAGGGACTGTAGTGATGGATTTTCCCGGAGGAATACTTGTCGAAAAGATCATTCTGAGTAATAACTTCTTAACTCACGATAATAAAACCCTTGATCAAATCATGTAA
- the LOC139132135 gene encoding 1-phosphatidylinositol phosphodiesterase-like, producing the protein MVTKYIVFIHLILGRNIGNAERAQSRPDYNTGEEAGISYPDWMSNVDDDMSLANLSIPGTHHTMTFRGHGGPLAQCQSWSLDTQLEAGIRFLDIRCRHFYDVLTIHQGVYYQHATFIDVLREVTSFLRHHPHEAVLMRVKKEHTEYGDRSMEELFREAIGMFDPKFFWTINSMPNLGEARGKIVFLDDFADGRVGVKYSDAEIADDWEVPALLPKELDAKWESVRNNLNKASEDRSNRMFLTYTSGSSNRVFAYAVADQINPKLFEFIIGNPDRQKWGTVVMDFPGGPLVEKIILSNNFLTQDNTTLDQII; encoded by the coding sequence ATGGTCACCAAGTATATCGTATTTATACACCTCATTTTAGGTCGCAACATAGGTAACGCTGAAAGGGCGCAATCAAGACCCGACTACAACACTGGAGAGGAAGCTGGGATCAGTTATCCAGATTGGATGTCAAACGTTGATGACGACATGTCTCTGGCGAACCTGTCCATTCCTGGTACACACCATACAATGACTTTCAGAGGACATGGCGGACCTCTAGCTCAATGCCAATCGTGGAGCCTTGACACCCAATTGGAGGCCGGAATTCGTTTCCTTGACATACGTTGCAGGCATTTTTACGACGTACTAACCATTCATCAGGGTGTGTATTACCAACACGCTACTTTCATCGATGTTCTCCGCGAAGTGACATCCTTCCTTCGGCATCATCCGCATGAAGCTGTGCTCATGCGTGTTAAGAAAGAACACACAGAGTATGGCGACAGAAGTATGGAAGAGTTATTCAGAGAGGCAATAGGCATGTTCGATCCCAAGTTCTTCTGGACAATCAATTCAATGCCGAATCTTGGAGAAGCACGCggaaaaattgttttccttGACGATTTTGCTGACGGACGGGTCGGAGTAAAGTACAGCGATGCTGAAATAGCTGACGACTGGGAAGTCCCTGCACTACTGCCGAAAGAACTCGATGCAAAATGGGAATCGGTgagaaataatttgaataagGCGAGTGAGGACCGGAGTAATCGAATGTTTCTGACGTATACCAGTGGTAGCAGCAACAGGGTCTTCGCATACGCAGTTGCCGATCAAATCAACCCAAAGCTGTTTGAATTCATAATCGGCAACCCAGATAGGCAGAAGTGGGGGACTGTAGTGATGGATTTTCCGGGAGGGCCACTTGTCGAAAAGATCATTCTGAGTAACAACTTCCTTACTCAGGACAATACAACCCTGGATCAAATAATATAA
- the LOC139132136 gene encoding 1-phosphatidylinositol phosphodiesterase-like — protein sequence MRIRDSYGKMVAKCTLSIHFLICCSISNAVGAPLRPDYYTGNDAGISYPDRMSNLTDDMSLANLSIPGTHHTMTFRGHGGPLAQCQSWNLDTQLDAGIRFLDIRCRHFYDVLTIHNGVYYQHAIFIGVLRTVTSFLRRHPHEAVLMRVKKEHTEYGDRSMEELFREAIGMFDSKFFWTINSMPNLGEARGKIVFLDDFADGRVGVKYSDAEIADDWEVPVLLPKELDAKWESVKNNVNEASEDRSNRMFLTYTSGSSNRVFAYAVADQINPKLFEFIINNPDRKKWGTVVMDFPGGPLVEKIILSNNFLIEDNTTEDQII from the coding sequence ATGCGGATTAGAGACTCCTACGGAAAGATGGTTGCCAAATGCACTTTATCGATACACTTTCTTATATGCTGCAGCATCAGCAACGCTGTTGGCGCGCCGTTGAGACCCGACTACTACACTGGAAATGATGCTGGAATCAGTTATCCAGACAGGATGTCAAATTTGACTGACGATATGTCTCTGGCGAACCTTTCAATTCCTGGTACTCATCATACAATGACTTTCAGAGGACATGGCGGACCTCTAGCTCAATGCCAATCGTGGAACCTTGACACTCAATTGGACGCCGGAATACGTTTCCTTGACATACGCTGCAGGCATTTTTACGACGTATTGACCATTCATAACGGCGTGTATTACCAACACGCTATCTTCATCGGTGTTCTCCGAACAGTGACATCCTTCCTCCGGCGTCATCCACATGAAGCTGTGCTCATGCGTGTTAAAAAAGAACACACAGAGTATGGCGACAGAAGTATGGAAGAATTATTCAGAGAGGCAATTGGCATGTTCGATTCCAAGTTCTTCTGGACAATAAATTCAATGCCGAATCTTGGAGAAGCACGCGGTAAGATTGTTTTCCTTGACGATTTTGCTGACGGACGGGTCGGAGTAAAGTACAGCGATGCTGAAATAGCTGACGACTGGGAAGTCCCTGTGCTGCTGCCGAAAGAGCTCGATGCAAAATGGGAATCggtgaaaaataatgtaaatgagGCGAGTGAGGACCGGAGTAATCGAATGTTTCTGACGTATACCAGTGGTAGCAGCAACAGGGTCTTCGCATACGCAGTGGCCGATCAAATCAACCCAAAGCTGTTTGAATTTATAATCAACAACCCAGATAGGAAGAAGTGGGGGACTGTAGTGATGGATTTTCCGGGAGGGCCACTTGTCGAAAAGATCATTCTGAGTAACAACTTTCTTATTGAAGACAATACAACCGAGGATCAAATAATATAA
- the LOC139132134 gene encoding 1-phosphatidylinositol phosphodiesterase-like codes for MVAKCTLSIHFLICCSISNADGAPLRPDYNTGKDAGVIYPDWMSNLNDDMSLANLSIPGTHHTMTFRGHGGPLAQCQSWNLDTQLDAGIRFLDIRCRHFYDVLTIHNGVYYQHAIFIGVLRTVTSFLRRHPQEAVLMRVKKEHTEYGDRSMEELFREAIGMFDSKFFWTTNSMPNLGQARGKIVFLDDFADGRVGVKYSDAEIADDWEVSALLPKELDAKWESVRNNLNKASENRSNRMFLTYTSGSSKRVFAYTVANRINSKLFEFINSNPGKMKLGTVVMDFPGGILVEKIILSNNFLAHGNKTFHQII; via the coding sequence ATGGTTGCCAAATGCACTTTATCGATACACTTTCTTATATGCTGCAGCATCAGCAACGCTGATGGTGCGCCATTAAGACCTGACTACAACACTGGAAAGGATGCCGGGGTCATTTATCCAGATTGGATGTCAAACTTGAATGACGACATGTCTCTGGCGAACCTTTCCATTCCTGGTACTCATCATACAATGACTTTCAGAGGACATGGCGGACCTCTAGCTCAATGCCAATCGTGGAACCTTGACACCCAATTGGACGCCGGAATACGTTTCCTTGACATACGTTGCAGGCATTTTTACGACGTATTGACCATTCATAACGGCGTATATTACCAACACGCTATCTTTATCGGTGTTCTCCGAACAGTGACATCCTTCCTCCGGCGTCATCCGCAAGAAGCTGTGCTCATGCGTGTTAAGAAGGAACACACAGAGTATGGCGACAGAAGTATGGAAGAGTTATTCAGAGAGGCAATTGGCATGTTCGATTCAAAGTTCTTCTGGACAACCAACTCAATGCCGAATCTTGGACAAGCACGCGGTAAGATTGTTTTCCTTGACGATTTTGCCGACGGACGGGTCGGAGTAAAGTACAGCGATGCTGAAATAGCTGACGACTGGGAAGTCTCTGCGCTACTGCCAAAAGAACTCGATGCAAAATGGGAATCAGTgagaaataatttgaataagGCGAGTGAGAACCGGAGTAATCGAATGTTTCTGACGTATACCAGTGGTAGCAGCAAAAGGGTCTTCGCATACACAGTCGCTAATCGAATCAACTCAAAACTGTTTGAATTTATCAACAGCAACCCTGGTAAGATGAAGTTAGGGACTGTAGTGATGGATTTCCCCGGAGGAATACTTGTCGAAAAGATCATTCTGAGTAATAACTTCTTAGCTCATGGTAATAAAACCTTTCATCAAATCATATAA